Proteins co-encoded in one Conger conger chromosome 4, fConCon1.1, whole genome shotgun sequence genomic window:
- the insig1 gene encoding insulin-induced gene 1 protein produces the protein MPRLEQHCWSCSCSTRVKSENISSASWFASKVREMMTIITTILSSAYGSLHSIRTANLIRRGIVLFTVGVFLALVLNLLQIQRNVTLFPEEVISTLFSSAWWIPPCCGTAAAVVGLLYPCIDDHLGEPHKFKREWASVMRCIAVFVGINHASAKLDFANNVQLSLTLGALSLGLWWTFDRSRSGFGLGLTIAFLATLITQFLVYNGVYQYTSPDFLYIRSWLPCIFFSGGVTVGNIGRQLAMGSMEKPHSD, from the exons ATGCCAAGACTAGAGCAACACTGTTGGAGCTGTTCCTGTTCCACAAGGGTGAAGTCTGAGAATATTTCAAGTGCAAGCTGGTTCGCATCTAAAGTTAGGGAAATGATGACCATCATCACAACCATTCTCAGCAGTGCTTACGGCTCCCTCCACAGCATACGAACTGCTAACTTAATCAGGCGCGGTATCGTCCTTTTTACCGTGGGAGTTTTCCTGGCTTTGGTTCTGAACTTGCTGCAGATACAAAGAAATGTCACCTTATTCCCAGAGGAGGTGATTTCCACGCTCTTTTCGTCGGCATGGTGGATACCACCTTGCTGCGGCACAGCTGCTG CTGTTGTTGGTTTGTTGTACCCATGCATTGATGACCATTTGGGAGAGCCGCACAAGTTCAAGAGGGAGTGGGCCAGTGTCATGCGATGCATTGCAGTATTTGTTGGCATCAATCATGCAAGTGCT AAACTCGACTTTGCCAACAATGTCCAGCTCTCCCTCACATTGGGAGCTCTCTCCCTGGGGCTGTGGTGGACGTTTGACCGGTCCAGAAGTGGCTTTGGGCTTGGTCTCACCATTGCCTTTCTTGCCACTCTCATTACACAGTTCCTGGTCTACAATGGTGTCTACCA GTACACATCACCAGATTTTCTGTACATTCGttcatggctgccatgcataTTCTTCTCCGGCGGAGTCACTGTCGGAAATATCGGACGCCAACTAGCTATG gGCAGTATGGAGAAACCTCACAGTGActag